One genomic window of Candidatus Nanohalobium constans includes the following:
- a CDS encoding transcription initiation factor IIB, with translation MNSQNTDTIETKENTEKPEVLQCPNCGAKEFESDSATGELFCRDCGTVVEEDKVDTSGPRTFSAEDRKDKERSGSKITFTRHDKGISTEIGSGSMRNVSPDKRGQYYRLRKWHSRSSGSKSRNLKTALNQISDIINQLNLPNSVEEESARLYDKAIDEEVVKGRKIEKIAASSVFIVARNQRVPRTLKEFSEASGISERELGKNYRYLAKELDIDVEPVRAEDFVSRYCSELSVSGEVQAEARRIILEARDKGLTSGRSPDGIAAAAIYMAAKSMGEKLTQREVAETAGVTEVTIRKGSNQLEKAVDVKEKE, from the coding sequence ATGAACAGCCAAAACACCGATACGATCGAAACTAAAGAAAACACTGAGAAACCAGAAGTACTCCAATGCCCGAACTGCGGCGCAAAAGAGTTTGAAAGCGACAGTGCGACCGGCGAACTATTCTGCAGAGACTGCGGAACAGTTGTAGAAGAGGATAAAGTTGATACATCCGGACCCAGAACCTTCTCAGCAGAGGACCGAAAAGATAAGGAGAGATCAGGAAGCAAGATAACCTTCACAAGACACGACAAAGGCATCTCCACGGAGATCGGATCCGGAAGCATGAGAAACGTATCTCCAGATAAAAGAGGACAATACTACAGATTAAGGAAATGGCACAGCAGAAGCTCTGGCTCCAAGTCAAGAAACCTGAAGACCGCATTGAATCAAATCTCAGATATAATCAACCAGCTTAACCTGCCTAACTCAGTAGAAGAGGAATCAGCAAGGCTTTACGACAAAGCCATCGATGAAGAAGTTGTCAAGGGAAGAAAAATCGAGAAGATAGCTGCTTCCTCAGTATTTATTGTAGCCAGGAACCAGAGAGTTCCTAGGACTTTGAAAGAGTTCAGCGAGGCTTCCGGGATCTCCGAGAGAGAACTAGGTAAAAACTACCGTTACCTGGCAAAAGAACTTGATATCGATGTAGAACCAGTAAGAGCAGAGGACTTCGTATCCCGCTACTGCTCGGAGCTCAGTGTTTCTGGAGAAGTTCAGGCAGAAGCCCGAAGAATTATCCTTGAAGCAAGAGATAAAGGATTGACATCCGGTAGAAGCCCGGACGGTATAGCCGCAGCAGCAATCTACATGGCAGCTAAATCGATGGGAGAAAAACTGACTCAAAGAGAAGTTGCTGAGACAGCTGGAGTAACTGAAGTAACTATTCGGAAAGGTTCTAATCAGTTGGAGAAGGCTGTAGATGTTAAAGAAAAAGAGTAG
- a CDS encoding histone-like protein encodes MNLENLIPDDYGQLENSDLALSEGRIRRLMRERMDDDQTLDGDVPHVINCVLSEMLDEIIDETIDEAEYMAKVKESHMRVALRNVEIKEDYSAQTREFVDQLRSISEQMEKTAERIEEQD; translated from the coding sequence ATGAACTTGGAGAACTTGATTCCTGATGATTATGGTCAACTTGAAAACTCTGACTTAGCTCTTTCCGAGGGACGAATCCGGCGCTTGATGCGGGAGAGAATGGACGACGATCAGACGCTTGACGGAGATGTACCGCATGTAATAAACTGTGTCCTGTCAGAGATGCTTGATGAGATTATTGATGAAACTATTGATGAAGCAGAGTATATGGCGAAGGTTAAGGAAAGCCATATGCGTGTTGCTTTGCGTAATGTTGAGATTAAGGAGGATTACAGTGCTCAGACCCGTGAATTTGTCGACCAATTGCGAAGTATCTCTGAACAGATGGAGAAAACAGCTGAGAGAATAGAGGAGCAGGACTAA
- a CDS encoding DUF378 domain-containing protein has protein sequence MKDVNYLDWASLVLIIVGAVNWGLVGLAMISGAERNAYNVVNLLLGQLGPQFEAIIYLLVGLSGLYQVYFGYQLYEEQ, from the coding sequence ATGAAAGATGTTAATTACCTGGACTGGGCTTCGCTCGTCCTGATAATTGTCGGAGCAGTAAACTGGGGATTAGTCGGACTAGCAATGATCTCAGGTGCAGAGAGAAACGCATACAATGTAGTCAATTTACTGCTGGGGCAGCTAGGACCGCAGTTTGAAGCAATTATTTACCTTCTCGTAGGACTATCTGGACTCTACCAGGTCTACTTCGGATACCAGCTGTATGAAGAACAGTAA
- a CDS encoding GIY-YIG nuclease family protein produces the protein MKGSYTLLIKLPEQTSIEVGSLGKIKFEPGFYMYNGSAFGPGGLKRVQRHKEKSEEGDNPHWHIDYLLVNEKSEMVKTFRKEGGDHECSLSQEMKENFTAVEDFGCSDCRCCSHLFFSAERDDVVSFLERFYS, from the coding sequence ATGAAAGGATCATACACCCTCCTAATCAAACTCCCAGAACAAACCAGTATCGAGGTTGGAAGCCTCGGCAAAATCAAGTTTGAACCTGGTTTCTACATGTACAACGGCTCCGCATTCGGTCCAGGAGGACTGAAGCGTGTTCAAAGACACAAAGAAAAATCAGAGGAAGGAGACAATCCTCATTGGCATATCGACTACCTTCTAGTTAATGAGAAATCTGAAATGGTTAAAACTTTCCGAAAAGAGGGAGGTGATCACGAATGCAGTTTAAGCCAGGAAATGAAGGAGAATTTTACTGCTGTGGAAGATTTTGGTTGTTCGGACTGCAGATGTTGTTCTCATCTTTTCTTCTCGGCTGAGAGAGATGATGTGGTTTCTTTCTTGGAGAGGTTTTACAGTTAG
- a CDS encoding HAD family hydrolase, with protein MALEAVIFDMDGVLSDTQKLHAQAQSKILEEYGVEMSPEEITRKYAGKPPGTLFREESPASNPMEAYGKKQDVLYELVEKEGVKPIEGSQKLIREIEGNYKLGVASSSEPDFIEEVVDSLGLSKYFEVIKSASEVPKGKPAPDVFLETADELGLNPEDCLVIEDGRSGMKGATEAGMVCIGLVDESGEYPAHKTVNSLSELDTQSIEEIYSENSK; from the coding sequence ATGGCTCTTGAAGCTGTAATTTTCGATATGGACGGAGTTCTTTCTGACACTCAGAAACTTCACGCACAAGCACAGTCAAAAATTTTGGAAGAATATGGTGTTGAAATGTCGCCAGAAGAGATTACCAGAAAATATGCTGGTAAACCACCAGGAACTCTGTTCAGAGAAGAAAGCCCGGCATCTAACCCGATGGAAGCATACGGAAAGAAGCAAGATGTTCTCTACGAACTTGTAGAAAAGGAGGGAGTCAAACCGATTGAGGGTTCACAGAAACTGATTCGTGAAATTGAAGGAAATTATAAGCTCGGTGTAGCATCTTCATCAGAACCTGATTTTATTGAGGAAGTCGTTGACAGTTTGGGACTATCAAAATACTTCGAGGTTATCAAAAGTGCAAGCGAAGTTCCAAAGGGAAAACCTGCTCCAGATGTGTTTTTAGAAACAGCAGATGAACTCGGGTTAAATCCTGAAGACTGCCTCGTAATCGAAGATGGAAGAAGTGGGATGAAGGGAGCAACCGAAGCAGGAATGGTATGCATAGGACTTGTTGATGAATCAGGAGAATATCCTGCCCACAAAACTGTAAACTCGTTATCTGAACTGGATACACAAAGTATCGAAGAAATTTATAGTGAAAACTCCAAGTAG